ATTCAGCGATTTCCACGTTAGCTCCGTCCATAGTACCAAGAGTCAAAGCTCCGTTCAACATGAATTTCATGTTACCAGTACCTGAAGCTTCTTTAGAAGCAAGTGAGATTTGTTCTGAGATGTCACATGCTGGGATCAAGAAGCTTGCTGCAGTAACGTTGTAGTTTTCAACCATTACGACTTGCAAGTGTGGAGCTACAGCTGGGTCGTTAGCAATCACTTCTGACAAGCAAAGGATCAAGTGAATGATGTCTTGAGCGATTGTGTAGGCAGGAGCAGCTTTACCACCGAAGAATACTGTGATAGGACGAGCAGGGATGTTACCAGCCTTGATATCAAGGTATTTGTGGATCACATACAAAGCGTTCATTTGTTGGCGTTTGTACTCGTGAAGACGTTTGATTTGGATGTCAAAGATAGAGTTTGTATTGATTTCCACACCTTGGTGTTCTTTCAAGTGACGAGCCAATTTACGTTTGTTGTGAGCCTTGATGCTTTCCAATTTTTCTTTAACAGCAGCCTTGTCTTCGTATGACAAGAGTTTTTCAAGCTCATCTGCTTCATGGTGCCAACCATGTCCAAGAATCTCATCCAAGTAGTGAGACAAGCTTGGGTTAGCATGCATGAGCCAACGACGGAATGTGATACCGTTTGTTTTGTTGTTGAATTTTTCTGGGTAGATGTCGTAGAAAGCTTTCAACTCTGAGTTCTTCAAGATTTCAGTGTGAAGAGCTGCAACCCCGTTTACACTGTATCCGTAGTGGATATCCATGTGAGCCATGTGAACACGTCCGCTCTCATCGATGATTTGAACAGCTGGGTCTTTGTATTCTGCCTTCACACGACGGTCCAATTCTTTGATGATTGGTACCAAGTGAGGAACCACTTCTTCCAAGAATTCAAGAGGCCATTTTTCAAGGGCTTCAGCAAGGATTGTGTGGTTAGTGTAGGCAGTCATGCTACGTACGATTGAGATTGCTTCATCAAGCTCGATACCTCGCGCAGTCAAGAGACGGATCAATTCAGGAATCACCATTGATGGGTGAGTATCGTTGATTTGTACAACAGCGTAGTCTGCAAGGTCATGCAAGTTGCTTCCTTTTTCGATTGCTTCGTCGATGATCAATTGCGCACCGTTTGAAACCATGAAGTATTGTTGGAAGATACGGAGCAATTCACCTTGCTTGTCGCTATCGTCTGGGTAAAGGAAGAGAGTCAAGTTGCGAGCGATATCTGTCTTGTCAAAGTTGATACCATCTTCGATGATAGAAGAATCAACTGAATCCAAGTCAAACAAACGCAAGCGGTTTTTAGTAGCTGTCTTGTAGCCAGGTACATCAATATCGTAAAGAGTCGATGTCAATGTGAAGTGTGCAAATGGCACTTGGTAGCTACGGCTTGAGCGAACCAACCAGTTTTGCTCTGTCAACCAAGCGTTAGGAATTGTTTCTTGTTGGTTGTTTTTAAGAACTTGTTGGAAAAGACCGAAGTGGTAGTTCAAACCAACGCCGTCACCATTCAAACCAAGTGTAGCGATTGAGTCGATAAAGCAGGCTGCCAAACGTCCCAAACCACCGTTACCAAGTGATGGTTCCAATTCTACTTCTTCAATTTCGATCAACTCTTTACCTGCAGCTGCAAGTTCCTTTTTCACATCGTCATAAAGACCGAGGTTAATCAAGTTGTTTGACAAGAGTTTACCAATCAAGAACTCAGCTGAGATGTAGTAAACTTTTTTCTTACCAGTGTTGACTGGTTTTTGACTGCTAGCAAGCTTGCTGTAGTTAAGAAGAGCAAGGTAAAGCTCTTCATTGCTACATTCTGCAATGGTTTTATTGTAACGTTTTTGTACAAATTCGTTTAATGGTAACATGTTTATGTGTCTCCTGATAATGTCTTATTTCTTTAATTCTACCAAATTTTCATTGATTCGGCGATAAATTGTAGTCAAGTCAAGCAAAGTTTCTTCAACAGCTGGTGTCAATTGATCTTCAGTCATACGCCAAGACCAGTTTCCACCAAGGGTAGATGGGAAGTTCATACGAGCTGACTCATCTAGTTCTAGCAAGTCTTGCATGGTTGCAATAGCCATGAAGCTAACTGATGAAAAGACTGTACGAAGCATAGCGTGTGGCACTGTTTCGTATTCTTTACGGTTCGTGTAGCGAGCCATGTACTCACGTGTCGCATCATCGATCTCGTTACGATACCAACCAAGGACCGTATTATTATCGTGTGTTCCTGTGTACATAACAGAGTTGGTAGGCGCCAAGTGTGGGCTATCGATACTTTCGTCTTCTGGGTTGAAGGCAAACTGAAGAATCTTCATCCCTG
This window of the Streptococcus sp. D7B5 genome carries:
- the glgP gene encoding glycogen/starch/alpha-glucan family phosphorylase, which encodes MLPLNEFVQKRYNKTIAECSNEELYLALLNYSKLASSQKPVNTGKKKVYYISAEFLIGKLLSNNLINLGLYDDVKKELAAAGKELIEIEEVELEPSLGNGGLGRLAACFIDSIATLGLNGDGVGLNYHFGLFQQVLKNNQQETIPNAWLTEQNWLVRSSRSYQVPFAHFTLTSTLYDIDVPGYKTATKNRLRLFDLDSVDSSIIEDGINFDKTDIARNLTLFLYPDDSDKQGELLRIFQQYFMVSNGAQLIIDEAIEKGSNLHDLADYAVVQINDTHPSMVIPELIRLLTARGIELDEAISIVRSMTAYTNHTILAEALEKWPLEFLEEVVPHLVPIIKELDRRVKAEYKDPAVQIIDESGRVHMAHMDIHYGYSVNGVAALHTEILKNSELKAFYDIYPEKFNNKTNGITFRRWLMHANPSLSHYLDEILGHGWHHEADELEKLLSYEDKAAVKEKLESIKAHNKRKLARHLKEHQGVEINTNSIFDIQIKRLHEYKRQQMNALYVIHKYLDIKAGNIPARPITVFFGGKAAPAYTIAQDIIHLILCLSEVIANDPAVAPHLQVVMVENYNVTAASFLIPACDISEQISLASKEASGTGNMKFMLNGALTLGTMDGANVEIAELVGDENIYIFGEDSETVIDLYAKAAYKSSEYYAREAIKPLVDFIVSDAVLAVGKKERLERLYNELINKDWFMTLLDLEDYIKVKEQMLADYEDRDAWLDKVIVNIAKAGFFSSDRTIAQYNEDIWHLN